A window of Cyclopterus lumpus isolate fCycLum1 chromosome 14, fCycLum1.pri, whole genome shotgun sequence contains these coding sequences:
- the rskrb gene encoding ribosomal protein S6 kinase-related protein isoform X1 gives MGADGSKNRKRSNEGREDEDFSAGWRGFLSSMGLSIPAGLCRLAPPALRLGQHRMLHSKAPDIPEHVLRLAGVGPGKLRGEWSLPGFITMFLPEFPHKTMPGHEHFQVLSYIAKGSFGPILKVKDTTKQKTYAVKVIPKSEILRLGVLEQSKEEVIVQRQVRHPFVHDLQDCWQTQRHLYIMCDYCSTGDLYTYWQMIGQFPEDTVRVFAAELGCALGFLHDFGIIHRDVKMENILLTDNGHLRLADFGLSRRLERGGRAFTICGTIQYMAPEVLSGGPYNHAADWWSLGILLFSLVTGKFPMPPEPDHCSMLRKVRCFPYEMPLNLSSPLALLITELLCKTPTRRLRTLERFKRQTFFHGTTFDLALLQRQPVEVILELRERPDRAAKARRGLTLSLQPLKGFDYDSFLSPPSTPDTQLDADAQTHTAAPLPGPALPLKPAQEKDLRREVFV, from the exons ATGGGGGCCGACGGGAGTAAAAACAGGAAG AGGTCCAATGAAGGGCGGGAAGATGAGGACTTCTCAGCTGGGTGGCGTGGCTTCCTCTCTAGCATGGGTCTGTCTATCCCAGCAGGCCTATGTCGCCTGGCTCCACCTGCCCTGCGTCTAGGCCAGCATCGAATGCTCCACAGCAAAGCACCCGACATCCCAGAGCACGTGCTGAGGCTGGCAGGAGTCGGCCCAGGCAAGCTGAGAGGGGAGTGGAGCCTGCCGGGGTTCATTACCATGTTCCTGCCCGAATTCCCCCACAAAACTATGCCTGGGCACGAACACTTTCAG GTGTTGAGTTACATCGCCAAAGGTTCGTTTGGACCCATTCTGAAAGTGAAGGACACGACCAAGCAGAAAACTTATGCTGTCAAA GTTATACCGAAATCAGAGATTCTACGACTCGGGGTGTTGGAGCAGTCAAAAGAAGAAGTTATTGTCCAG CGTCAGGTTCGCCACCCATTTGTCCATGACCTCCAGGACTGCTGGCAGACTCAGCGCCATCTCTACATTA TGTGTGACTACTGCAGCACAGGAGACCTGTACACCTACTGGCAGATGATTGGTCAGTTCCCAGAGGACACAGTGCGAGTGTTTGCAGCAGAGTTGGGATGTGCGCTTG GTTTTCTGCATGACTTTGGGATCATTCACAGAGATGTGAAG ATGGAGAATATCCTGCTTACAGACAATG GACACCTCCGCTTAGCTGACTTTGGTTTGTCCCGTCgactggagagaggaggaagagcgttTACCATTTGTGGAACCATCCAGTATATGG CTCCAGAGGTGCTCAGTGGCGGACCCTACAACCATGCAGCTGATTGGTGGTCGCTGGGTATCCTGCTTTTTTCATTGGTTACTGGGAAG TTCCCCATGCCTCCAGAGCCAGACCACTGCAGTATGCTGAGGAAAGTGAGGTGTTTTCCCTATGAAATGCCCCTCAACCTCAGCTCCCCACTGGCCTTGTTAATAACGGAG CTTTTGTGCAAAACTCCGACCCGCCGCCTGAGGACCCTCGAACGTTTCAAACGCCAAACGTTCTTCCATGGAACAACTTTTGACCTCGCCCTACTGCAGCGCCAGCCTGTGGAG GTGATTctggagctgagagagagacCAGACCGAGCTGCCAAAGCTCGTCGAGGCCTCACTTTGTCTCTGCAGCCTCTCAAAGGTTTTGACTACGACTCGTTCCTCAGCCCTCCGTCCACACCGGACACACAGCTGGATGCCGACGCACAAACCCACACAGCTGCACCATTGCCCGGCCCCGCACTCCCACTGAAACCTGCTCAAGAAAAAGACCTACGTAGagaagtgtttgtgtga
- the rskrb gene encoding ribosomal protein S6 kinase-related protein isoform X3: MSPGSTCPASRPASNAPQQSTRHPRARAEAGRSRPRQAERGVEPAGVHYHVPARIPPQNYAWARTLSGVELHRQRFVWTHSESEGHDQAENLCCQSYTEIRDSTTRGVGAVKRRSYCPVCDYCSTGDLYTYWQMIGQFPEDTVRVFAAELGCALGFLHDFGIIHRDVKMENILLTDNGHLRLADFGLSRRLERGGRAFTICGTIQYMAPEVLSGGPYNHAADWWSLGILLFSLVTGKFPMPPEPDHCSMLRKVRCFPYEMPLNLSSPLALLITELLCKTPTRRLRTLERFKRQTFFHGTTFDLALLQRQPVEVILELRERPDRAAKARRGLTLSLQPLKGFDYDSFLSPPSTPDTQLDADAQTHTAAPLPGPALPLKPAQEKDLRREVFV; this comes from the exons ATGTCGCCTGGCTCCACCTGCCCTGCGTCTAGGCCAGCATCGAATGCTCCACAGCAAAGCACCCGACATCCCAGAGCACGTGCTGAGGCTGGCAGGAGTCGGCCCAGGCAAGCTGAGAGGGGAGTGGAGCCTGCCGGGGTTCATTACCATGTTCCTGCCCGAATTCCCCCACAAAACTATGCCTGGGCACGAACACTTTCAG GTGTTGAGTTACATCGCCAAAGGTTCGTTTGGACCCATTCTGAAAGTGAAGGACACGACCAAGCAGAAAACTTATGCTGTCAAA GTTATACCGAAATCAGAGATTCTACGACTCGGGGTGTTGGAGCAGTCAAAAGAAGAAGTTATTGTCCAG TGTGTGACTACTGCAGCACAGGAGACCTGTACACCTACTGGCAGATGATTGGTCAGTTCCCAGAGGACACAGTGCGAGTGTTTGCAGCAGAGTTGGGATGTGCGCTTG GTTTTCTGCATGACTTTGGGATCATTCACAGAGATGTGAAG ATGGAGAATATCCTGCTTACAGACAATG GACACCTCCGCTTAGCTGACTTTGGTTTGTCCCGTCgactggagagaggaggaagagcgttTACCATTTGTGGAACCATCCAGTATATGG CTCCAGAGGTGCTCAGTGGCGGACCCTACAACCATGCAGCTGATTGGTGGTCGCTGGGTATCCTGCTTTTTTCATTGGTTACTGGGAAG TTCCCCATGCCTCCAGAGCCAGACCACTGCAGTATGCTGAGGAAAGTGAGGTGTTTTCCCTATGAAATGCCCCTCAACCTCAGCTCCCCACTGGCCTTGTTAATAACGGAG CTTTTGTGCAAAACTCCGACCCGCCGCCTGAGGACCCTCGAACGTTTCAAACGCCAAACGTTCTTCCATGGAACAACTTTTGACCTCGCCCTACTGCAGCGCCAGCCTGTGGAG GTGATTctggagctgagagagagacCAGACCGAGCTGCCAAAGCTCGTCGAGGCCTCACTTTGTCTCTGCAGCCTCTCAAAGGTTTTGACTACGACTCGTTCCTCAGCCCTCCGTCCACACCGGACACACAGCTGGATGCCGACGCACAAACCCACACAGCTGCACCATTGCCCGGCCCCGCACTCCCACTGAAACCTGCTCAAGAAAAAGACCTACGTAGagaagtgtttgtgtga
- the rskrb gene encoding ribosomal protein S6 kinase-related protein isoform X2: protein MGLSIPAGLCRLAPPALRLGQHRMLHSKAPDIPEHVLRLAGVGPGKLRGEWSLPGFITMFLPEFPHKTMPGHEHFQVLSYIAKGSFGPILKVKDTTKQKTYAVKVIPKSEILRLGVLEQSKEEVIVQRQVRHPFVHDLQDCWQTQRHLYIMCDYCSTGDLYTYWQMIGQFPEDTVRVFAAELGCALGFLHDFGIIHRDVKMENILLTDNGHLRLADFGLSRRLERGGRAFTICGTIQYMAPEVLSGGPYNHAADWWSLGILLFSLVTGKFPMPPEPDHCSMLRKVRCFPYEMPLNLSSPLALLITELLCKTPTRRLRTLERFKRQTFFHGTTFDLALLQRQPVEVILELRERPDRAAKARRGLTLSLQPLKGFDYDSFLSPPSTPDTQLDADAQTHTAAPLPGPALPLKPAQEKDLRREVFV, encoded by the exons ATGGGTCTGTCTATCCCAGCAGGCCTATGTCGCCTGGCTCCACCTGCCCTGCGTCTAGGCCAGCATCGAATGCTCCACAGCAAAGCACCCGACATCCCAGAGCACGTGCTGAGGCTGGCAGGAGTCGGCCCAGGCAAGCTGAGAGGGGAGTGGAGCCTGCCGGGGTTCATTACCATGTTCCTGCCCGAATTCCCCCACAAAACTATGCCTGGGCACGAACACTTTCAG GTGTTGAGTTACATCGCCAAAGGTTCGTTTGGACCCATTCTGAAAGTGAAGGACACGACCAAGCAGAAAACTTATGCTGTCAAA GTTATACCGAAATCAGAGATTCTACGACTCGGGGTGTTGGAGCAGTCAAAAGAAGAAGTTATTGTCCAG CGTCAGGTTCGCCACCCATTTGTCCATGACCTCCAGGACTGCTGGCAGACTCAGCGCCATCTCTACATTA TGTGTGACTACTGCAGCACAGGAGACCTGTACACCTACTGGCAGATGATTGGTCAGTTCCCAGAGGACACAGTGCGAGTGTTTGCAGCAGAGTTGGGATGTGCGCTTG GTTTTCTGCATGACTTTGGGATCATTCACAGAGATGTGAAG ATGGAGAATATCCTGCTTACAGACAATG GACACCTCCGCTTAGCTGACTTTGGTTTGTCCCGTCgactggagagaggaggaagagcgttTACCATTTGTGGAACCATCCAGTATATGG CTCCAGAGGTGCTCAGTGGCGGACCCTACAACCATGCAGCTGATTGGTGGTCGCTGGGTATCCTGCTTTTTTCATTGGTTACTGGGAAG TTCCCCATGCCTCCAGAGCCAGACCACTGCAGTATGCTGAGGAAAGTGAGGTGTTTTCCCTATGAAATGCCCCTCAACCTCAGCTCCCCACTGGCCTTGTTAATAACGGAG CTTTTGTGCAAAACTCCGACCCGCCGCCTGAGGACCCTCGAACGTTTCAAACGCCAAACGTTCTTCCATGGAACAACTTTTGACCTCGCCCTACTGCAGCGCCAGCCTGTGGAG GTGATTctggagctgagagagagacCAGACCGAGCTGCCAAAGCTCGTCGAGGCCTCACTTTGTCTCTGCAGCCTCTCAAAGGTTTTGACTACGACTCGTTCCTCAGCCCTCCGTCCACACCGGACACACAGCTGGATGCCGACGCACAAACCCACACAGCTGCACCATTGCCCGGCCCCGCACTCCCACTGAAACCTGCTCAAGAAAAAGACCTACGTAGagaagtgtttgtgtga